Proteins encoded in a region of the Sparus aurata chromosome 6, fSpaAur1.1, whole genome shotgun sequence genome:
- the cd8b gene encoding T-cell surface glycoprotein CD8 beta chain produces MIPLPLAWTLLTVSLWTPVLGSNLILQQEPPTVLYPKILSTESIECDCVNISCEYVYWFRSLSDHSEVQFLGKWNNAGRSNYGKGVDEARFKVHRRNSMSFALRIINVTEKDAGIYSCVLKDKKNTEMWKTGTLLQPGAIPPTLPPKIVTKRRPSPCRCTKNSKQDGCGSLILWPLVGLIAALAVALICTLYYFSRLPKKCRHHFVKKRRMT; encoded by the exons ATGATCCCGCTGCCACTGGCATGGACACTATTGACAGTATCTTTGTGGACACCAG tcctAGGTTCAAACCTGATCCTGCAACAAGAACCCCCCACCGTTCTTTATCCGAAGATCCTCAGTACAGAGTCTATTGAGTGTGACTGCGTTAACATCTCCTGTGAATATGTCTACTGGTTCCGAAGTCTTTCTGATCACAGTGAAGTACAGTTCCTTGGCAAATGGAACAACGCTGGCCGTTCTAATTATGGGAAGGGTGTGGATGAAGCACGATTCAAAGTGCACAGGAGGAACAGCATGTCCTTTGCGCTACGCATTATAAATGTGACAGAAAAGGACGCAGGGATATATTCTTGTGTTCTAAAGGACAAGAAAAACACCGAAATGTGGAAGACTGGAACTCTTCTCCAGCCGGGAG CGATCCCTCCAACCTTACCTCCAAAGATAGTAACTAAACGACGACCATCCCCCTGCCGCTGCACTAAGAATTCTAAACAAG ATGGCTGCGGCTCCCTGATTCTGTGGCCACTGGTTGGACTTATTGCTGCCCTGGCTGTAGCTCTCATCTGCACGCTGTACTACTTCAGCC GGCTACCCAAAAAATGTCGGCACCACTTTGTGAA GAAGAGACGGATGACCTAA
- the cd8a gene encoding T-cell surface glycoprotein CD8 alpha chain isoform X2: protein MLQTRGRGVMCTSVGSTSKNSRPRPCCRRSLQHCAAMIPFDAAEKKVTEITSGADEVKAVKEGDNTEIKCRPSEPGSMIIWFRVRDKSGMEFIASFNSAGMRKPNTKSPSSTFIDSKIGQNILILQSFKEAVDSGVYSCATLYKGTELRFGEVTRLVGEKAAQTTSTPTDKEQSRCTEAPLCKCSNGNTNAEAKTSMFCTPLILGPLAGACGLLLLLLIITSVYCNKIRTTRCPHHYKRKPRAAADGKHMPTRQ, encoded by the exons ATGCTTCAAACCAGAGGCAGAGGTGTGATGTGCACATCAGTGGGCTCCACTTCAAAGAACAGCAGACCACGACCCTGCTGCAGGAGGTCTCTGCAACACTGCGCTGCAATGATCCCATTTGACGCAGCTGAGAAGAAGGTTACAG AGATTACTTCAGGAGCTGACGAGGTCAAGGCCGTAAAGGAGGGGGACAACACTGAAATCAAGTGTCGTCCTTCTGAACCCGGCTCCATGATCATTTGGTTTCGAGTGCGGGACAAGTCTGGCATGGAATTCATTGCATCATTCAACAGTGCTGGCATGCGAAAACCAAATACAAAGTCTCCGTCGTCCACCTTCATTGACTCAAAGATCGGACAAAATATCCTCATACTGCAGTCATTCAAAGAAGCTGTCGATAGCGGCGTCTACAGCTGTGCAACTCTCTACAAAGGTACTGAACTGAGATTCGGCGAAGTAACTCGACTGGTCGGAG AAAAAGCAGCCCAAACGACCTCGACCCCAACTGACAAGGAGCAGAGTCGATGCACAGAAGCCCCGCTATGCAAGTGCAGCAACGGTAACACGAACG CGGAAGCCAAGACCTCCATGTTCTGTACTCCGCTCATACTGGGCCCACTAGCCGGCGCCTGCggccttcttcttctactcctcATCATCACCAGCGTGTACTGCAACA AAATAAGGACAACGAGATGCCCACACCACTACAAAAGAAA ACCACGAGCAGCCGCTGATGGAAAACACATGCCGACCAGACAATAA
- the cd8a gene encoding T-cell surface glycoprotein CD8 alpha chain isoform X3, translating into MEQKWIHFLLILAFYQKITSGADEVKAVKEGDNTEIKCRPSEPGSMIIWFRVRDKSGMEFIASFNSAGMRKPNTKSPSSTFIDSKIGQNILILQSFKEAVDSGVYSCATLYKGTELRFGEVTRLVGVKEKAAQTTSTPTDKEQSRCTEAPLCKCSNGNTNAEAKTSMFCTPLILGPLAGACGLLLLLLIITSVYCNKIRTTRCPHHYKRKPRAAADGKHMPTRQ; encoded by the exons ATGGAACAAAAGTGGATTCATTTTCTGCTGATTCTGGCTTTTTATCAAA AGATTACTTCAGGAGCTGACGAGGTCAAGGCCGTAAAGGAGGGGGACAACACTGAAATCAAGTGTCGTCCTTCTGAACCCGGCTCCATGATCATTTGGTTTCGAGTGCGGGACAAGTCTGGCATGGAATTCATTGCATCATTCAACAGTGCTGGCATGCGAAAACCAAATACAAAGTCTCCGTCGTCCACCTTCATTGACTCAAAGATCGGACAAAATATCCTCATACTGCAGTCATTCAAAGAAGCTGTCGATAGCGGCGTCTACAGCTGTGCAACTCTCTACAAAGGTACTGAACTGAGATTCGGCGAAGTAACTCGACTGGTCGGAG TTAAAGAAAAAGCAGCCCAAACGACCTCGACCCCAACTGACAAGGAGCAGAGTCGATGCACAGAAGCCCCGCTATGCAAGTGCAGCAACGGTAACACGAACG CGGAAGCCAAGACCTCCATGTTCTGTACTCCGCTCATACTGGGCCCACTAGCCGGCGCCTGCggccttcttcttctactcctcATCATCACCAGCGTGTACTGCAACA AAATAAGGACAACGAGATGCCCACACCACTACAAAAGAAA ACCACGAGCAGCCGCTGATGGAAAACACATGCCGACCAGACAATAA
- the gnrh2 gene encoding progonadoliberin-2, producing the protein MCVSRLVLLLGLLLCVGAQLSNGQHWSHGWYPGGKRELDSFGTSEISEEIKLCEAGECSYLRPQRRSVLRNIFLDALARELQKRK; encoded by the exons ATGTGTGTATCTCGGCTGGTTTTGCTGCTCGGGCTGCTTCTATGTGTGGGGGCTCAGCTGTCCAACGGCCAGCACTGGTCCCACGGTTGGTACCCCGGAGGCAAGAGGGAACTGGACTCTTTTGGCACATCAGAG aTTTCAGAGGAGATTAAGCTGTGTGAGGCAGGGGAATGCAGCTACTTGAGACCCCAGAGGAGGAGTGTGCTGAGGAATATCTTT TTGGATGCTTTAGCAAGAGAGCTCCAGAAGAGGAAGTGA
- the zmat1 gene encoding zinc finger matrin-type protein 1 isoform X1: protein MLGKKMDDRSVCTPLLAESDAQHNTTSTPHAASVPDADKVINTKIDSTQVEGDESEEELLKGLLTDDYCHVCEAVLLFESQRLSHYEGKKHAQKLRVYLQARRAEKMDGESTGPQRTMMTDRDRFCELCNMVFSSPVVAKSHYEGKVHFKNLRKQGLQPPGKFVGSTEVHNSPSLSQDPDTIEQKSAPEGAMDPTGTTTAPSTEVDLNDPNKYCALCAASFNNPQMAVQHYNGRKHQRNQTRQDLLKELGDDAQQANSLMCQMCSLQFNSVEMYQAHMQGNKHQIREKKVINLCKTQQKAYNTFADELSDYIQIQKARGIAPKSGQVLPPGEAQKEDKEDDEEEEVINKADIIELNKPVSNFPPASNPHHHSHLGCYNPVERWRPPYQAPPWPPHGFDYSCPPPVLPGSVSPVFTNQPIKRRRGRKQSSSSSYTATSSNSSSYSSYSSSTSDNDDTEYRRREKRRRIRRSRRERDKRTRDEDIDKEEKRRKRWRGERDKESDERRRRESGESEEERRRKKQKNHGKKRRRDKKSKEQDLEAVGGETVMDKVMPEDTMDNRKETEVNLEQRGGGQDGPAKPKYRKEKKKTKERADTRTEEEKLWDDSILGC from the exons ATGTTAGGGAAAAAGATGGACGACAGGAGTGTCTGTACTCCGCTGCTTGCGGAGTCAGACGCTCAACATAACACTACTAGTACCCCTCACGCGGCTTCTGTCCCAGATGCTGACAAAGTAATAAACACTAAAATAGATAGTACCCAGGTTGAAG GAGACGAGAGTGAAGAGGAGCTGCTTAAGGGTCTCCTTACAGACGACTACTGTCATGTGTGTGAGGCTGTGCTGCTCTTCgaatctcagcggctgtcccaCTACGAG GGAAAGAAACATGCTCAAAAACTCCGGGTGTACCTGCAGgcgaggagagcagagaagatgGACGGAGAGTCCACAGGACCTCAG AGGACTATGATGACTGATAGGGACCGTTTCTGTGAGCTGTGTAACATGGTGTTTAGTTCCCCAGTGGTGGCAAAGTCACACTATGAGGGCAAAGTCCATTTTAAAAATCTCCGTAAACAAGGTCTCCAGCCACCAGGCAAGT TTGTAGGATCCACAGAGGTGCATAATTCACCAAGTCTGAGTCAGGATCCTGATACCATTGAACAGAAATCAGCCCCAGAGGGTGCTATGGACCCAACAGGCACAACAACTGCCCCCAGCACAGAGGTTGATCTGAACGACCCTAACAAATACTGTGCCCTGTGTGCTGCTTCCTTCAACAATCCCCAAATGGCTGTGCAGCACTACAATGGACGCAAACACCAGAGGAATCAGACCAGACAGGATCTGCTCAAAGAACTGGGGGACGATGCCCAACAAG CCAACTCCCTAATGTGTCAGATGTGTAGTTTGCAATTTAATTCTGTGGAGATGTACCAGGCCCACATGCAGGGAAACAAACACCAGATTAG GGAGAAGAAGGTCATCAACCTGTGCAAAACCCAGCAGAAAGCCTACAATACATTTGCAGATGAACTGTCAGATTACATTCAGATTCAGAAGGCTCGTGGAATCGCCCCCAAGAGCGGCCAAGTCCTCCCTCCAGGTGAAGCACAAAAGGAGGATAaggaagatgatgaagaggaggaagtaaTAAACAAGGCGGATATCATAGAGCTGAACAAACCTGTGTCCAACTTTCCTCCCGCCTCTAACCCTCATCATCATTCCCATCTTGGCTGTTACAACCCGGTTGAAAGGTGGCGTCCCCCATATCAGGCCCCTCCCTGGCCACCCCATGGCTTTGATTACAGCTGCCCTCCTCCGGTCCTTCCAGGCTCAGTCTCCCCAGTGTTCACTAATCAACCCATAAAGAGACGGAGGGGCAGAAAACAGTCAAGCTCCTCCTCGTATACCGCCACATCATCCAACTCCTCTTCGTATTCCTCCTATAGCAGTAGCACAAGTGACAATGATGACACAGAATACAGGCgcagagaaaaaaggaggaggattAGAAGAtcaaggagggagagagacaagagGACAAGAGATGAGGACATagacaaagaggagaagaggagaaagagatggagaggggaAAGAGATAAGGAGTCagatgagaggagaagaagggaaTCTGGAGAGtcggaggaagagaggaggcgaaaaaagcagaaaaatcatggcaagaaaagaagaagagataaGAAATCCAAAGAGCAGGACTTGGAGGCAGTAGGAGGGGAAACTGTGATGGACAAGGTAATGCCAGAAGATACGATGGACAATAGAAAAGAGACTGAAGTGAATCTTGAGCAGAGGGGTGGTGGTCAGGATGGGCCAGCTAAACCCAAGtacagaaaagagaagaagaaaacgaaagagagagcagacaccaggacagaagaggagaagCTGTGGGATGACTCCATTCTGGGCTGTTAA
- the cd8a gene encoding T-cell surface glycoprotein CD8 alpha chain isoform X1, producing MLQTRGRGVMCTSVGSTSKNSRPRPCCRRSLQHCAAMIPFDAAEKKVTEITSGADEVKAVKEGDNTEIKCRPSEPGSMIIWFRVRDKSGMEFIASFNSAGMRKPNTKSPSSTFIDSKIGQNILILQSFKEAVDSGVYSCATLYKGTELRFGEVTRLVGVKEKAAQTTSTPTDKEQSRCTEAPLCKCSNGNTNAEAKTSMFCTPLILGPLAGACGLLLLLLIITSVYCNKIRTTRCPHHYKRKPRAAADGKHMPTRQ from the exons ATGCTTCAAACCAGAGGCAGAGGTGTGATGTGCACATCAGTGGGCTCCACTTCAAAGAACAGCAGACCACGACCCTGCTGCAGGAGGTCTCTGCAACACTGCGCTGCAATGATCCCATTTGACGCAGCTGAGAAGAAGGTTACAG AGATTACTTCAGGAGCTGACGAGGTCAAGGCCGTAAAGGAGGGGGACAACACTGAAATCAAGTGTCGTCCTTCTGAACCCGGCTCCATGATCATTTGGTTTCGAGTGCGGGACAAGTCTGGCATGGAATTCATTGCATCATTCAACAGTGCTGGCATGCGAAAACCAAATACAAAGTCTCCGTCGTCCACCTTCATTGACTCAAAGATCGGACAAAATATCCTCATACTGCAGTCATTCAAAGAAGCTGTCGATAGCGGCGTCTACAGCTGTGCAACTCTCTACAAAGGTACTGAACTGAGATTCGGCGAAGTAACTCGACTGGTCGGAG TTAAAGAAAAAGCAGCCCAAACGACCTCGACCCCAACTGACAAGGAGCAGAGTCGATGCACAGAAGCCCCGCTATGCAAGTGCAGCAACGGTAACACGAACG CGGAAGCCAAGACCTCCATGTTCTGTACTCCGCTCATACTGGGCCCACTAGCCGGCGCCTGCggccttcttcttctactcctcATCATCACCAGCGTGTACTGCAACA AAATAAGGACAACGAGATGCCCACACCACTACAAAAGAAA ACCACGAGCAGCCGCTGATGGAAAACACATGCCGACCAGACAATAA
- the zmat1 gene encoding zinc finger matrin-type protein 1 isoform X2: MLGKKMDDRSVCTPLLAESDAQHNTTSTPHAASVPDADKVINTKIDSTQVEGDESEEELLKGLLTDDYCHVCEAVLLFESQRLSHYEGKKHAQKLRVYLQARRAEKMDGESTGPQRTMMTDRDRFCELCNMVFSSPVVAKSHYEGKVHFKNLRKQGLQPPVVGSTEVHNSPSLSQDPDTIEQKSAPEGAMDPTGTTTAPSTEVDLNDPNKYCALCAASFNNPQMAVQHYNGRKHQRNQTRQDLLKELGDDAQQANSLMCQMCSLQFNSVEMYQAHMQGNKHQIREKKVINLCKTQQKAYNTFADELSDYIQIQKARGIAPKSGQVLPPGEAQKEDKEDDEEEEVINKADIIELNKPVSNFPPASNPHHHSHLGCYNPVERWRPPYQAPPWPPHGFDYSCPPPVLPGSVSPVFTNQPIKRRRGRKQSSSSSYTATSSNSSSYSSYSSSTSDNDDTEYRRREKRRRIRRSRRERDKRTRDEDIDKEEKRRKRWRGERDKESDERRRRESGESEEERRRKKQKNHGKKRRRDKKSKEQDLEAVGGETVMDKVMPEDTMDNRKETEVNLEQRGGGQDGPAKPKYRKEKKKTKERADTRTEEEKLWDDSILGC; the protein is encoded by the exons ATGTTAGGGAAAAAGATGGACGACAGGAGTGTCTGTACTCCGCTGCTTGCGGAGTCAGACGCTCAACATAACACTACTAGTACCCCTCACGCGGCTTCTGTCCCAGATGCTGACAAAGTAATAAACACTAAAATAGATAGTACCCAGGTTGAAG GAGACGAGAGTGAAGAGGAGCTGCTTAAGGGTCTCCTTACAGACGACTACTGTCATGTGTGTGAGGCTGTGCTGCTCTTCgaatctcagcggctgtcccaCTACGAG GGAAAGAAACATGCTCAAAAACTCCGGGTGTACCTGCAGgcgaggagagcagagaagatgGACGGAGAGTCCACAGGACCTCAG AGGACTATGATGACTGATAGGGACCGTTTCTGTGAGCTGTGTAACATGGTGTTTAGTTCCCCAGTGGTGGCAAAGTCACACTATGAGGGCAAAGTCCATTTTAAAAATCTCCGTAAACAAGGTCTCCAGCCACCAG TTGTAGGATCCACAGAGGTGCATAATTCACCAAGTCTGAGTCAGGATCCTGATACCATTGAACAGAAATCAGCCCCAGAGGGTGCTATGGACCCAACAGGCACAACAACTGCCCCCAGCACAGAGGTTGATCTGAACGACCCTAACAAATACTGTGCCCTGTGTGCTGCTTCCTTCAACAATCCCCAAATGGCTGTGCAGCACTACAATGGACGCAAACACCAGAGGAATCAGACCAGACAGGATCTGCTCAAAGAACTGGGGGACGATGCCCAACAAG CCAACTCCCTAATGTGTCAGATGTGTAGTTTGCAATTTAATTCTGTGGAGATGTACCAGGCCCACATGCAGGGAAACAAACACCAGATTAG GGAGAAGAAGGTCATCAACCTGTGCAAAACCCAGCAGAAAGCCTACAATACATTTGCAGATGAACTGTCAGATTACATTCAGATTCAGAAGGCTCGTGGAATCGCCCCCAAGAGCGGCCAAGTCCTCCCTCCAGGTGAAGCACAAAAGGAGGATAaggaagatgatgaagaggaggaagtaaTAAACAAGGCGGATATCATAGAGCTGAACAAACCTGTGTCCAACTTTCCTCCCGCCTCTAACCCTCATCATCATTCCCATCTTGGCTGTTACAACCCGGTTGAAAGGTGGCGTCCCCCATATCAGGCCCCTCCCTGGCCACCCCATGGCTTTGATTACAGCTGCCCTCCTCCGGTCCTTCCAGGCTCAGTCTCCCCAGTGTTCACTAATCAACCCATAAAGAGACGGAGGGGCAGAAAACAGTCAAGCTCCTCCTCGTATACCGCCACATCATCCAACTCCTCTTCGTATTCCTCCTATAGCAGTAGCACAAGTGACAATGATGACACAGAATACAGGCgcagagaaaaaaggaggaggattAGAAGAtcaaggagggagagagacaagagGACAAGAGATGAGGACATagacaaagaggagaagaggagaaagagatggagaggggaAAGAGATAAGGAGTCagatgagaggagaagaagggaaTCTGGAGAGtcggaggaagagaggaggcgaaaaaagcagaaaaatcatggcaagaaaagaagaagagataaGAAATCCAAAGAGCAGGACTTGGAGGCAGTAGGAGGGGAAACTGTGATGGACAAGGTAATGCCAGAAGATACGATGGACAATAGAAAAGAGACTGAAGTGAATCTTGAGCAGAGGGGTGGTGGTCAGGATGGGCCAGCTAAACCCAAGtacagaaaagagaagaagaaaacgaaagagagagcagacaccaggacagaagaggagaagCTGTGGGATGACTCCATTCTGGGCTGTTAA